Genomic DNA from Channa argus isolate prfri chromosome 2, Channa argus male v1.0, whole genome shotgun sequence:
AGGGGCTGACTAGCTTTTTTCTCCCCTGTGATGCTGATGAGTGTCTCAGCGTTGTATAAGAGCAGAGCGGGATCAATGGAGAATGCTGACTCTTGAGAATACTTTCGATGTACTCTGGACTGCCTGAGATGGGTACTAATCCAGAATGATTATGCAGTGTACTCTTTGCTCTTGGCCTAGTCTAGACAAACAATACACACAGGCgctcgcacacacaaacacagatgcgTGCCTTCGAGTAGAATCGTTTGATAATAAGCAAAGTCACTTTTcattccaagaaaaaaaaaacacactcaagAGTTTTGCTGCAGTTATTTTATCCTGCcagttttatttatgtctttgtttctttctttattttttggattTAACTAACGATTTAACTAAAGCCATACAGATGTTGTTGCTTCCATTGCTGAGTTTCAACGCACTGAGCCATCACCAGGAGGCAAAGCCTATAGGAACACAATCAAAGTCCTAATGCTTAACTAAAGATCCCCCACTCTTCTACACAGTCTCACTTGCTCCCTGCTACCTCACTGCAAATACACGGTGCATGTTTTAGAAGTAGTCGCACCATatatttcaaaatgctgcaCAGGTTCTTTTTCAAAGACATTCAAATTTGAATAGGTGTCAGTCAGTTTCATTAGAACACAAGATACTGAATTAATGCTGTGATTCACtgaatactgtatatttatactAGATCTGGGCCAAATACTATTTACTAATCCTGCTTAGTTTAGATTTGAGACTCCCTAGGGCACAAATGGGTGATGTTTGGCATATTGCATTGGCACAGTGGATGTTTCTGAATTTATGAAAGATGTTACAAGTCGGAGGTTCGTGCTCCGCTCTTCCCAGCCACATGTCGaattgtccctgggcaagacgctgaacccccaacagccgattcccagctgtgcagtgccagtcccctGCCCGGGAGAAAGCGtagaaaatgtgccaaatcaacatgtgcacaattgaccctgaactcacgggataagcccaaaggaaaaaaaaaagttccaaaTATATTAAACATTCTTTTCTGTGGTTGTCAACTTTCCACACATTCTCTAACCTATAACAAAATCCCCATCTAAGGAGATCATTTAGTGTAAGGGTGTTTTCTATGACGTCACTCATACATACTACCTCCTCTCTTGTAGCTGGAATGGAAGTGCAAGTCCCCGAGCAGCCAGTGGTGGCGCTGCATGGGAGGGACGCCTTGCTCAACTGCTCCTTCAACCACCCCAACCCCATGAACCTGTCTGATCTGAGCATCTTCTGGCTGCTGACAGACACCAAACGTAGTGTGCATGACTACTGGGGAGGAAAAGACCAGCTGGTGGACCAAGCCGAGAGCTTCGCCAACCGCACCAGCCTGTTCCACTCCCAGCTGGGCCTGGGCAATGCTTCGCTTCTGCTGAGCAGGGTGGTGGTAGCTGATGAAGGCAGCTACACCTGCTTCGTGAGAGTGCAAGAACATGGAAgtgctgcactgctgctgcaggtGGCTGGTGAGTCGAGCTGCGATGTCCAtgaaacatgcagaaacaaacagatgaaCCTGTACATGGATGGTTACACCAGTGGCACACAGAAAATGGATACACTGATACACAAAAGCACACTACTAAAAATCAATATACAGTCTGTTGCACTGCTGCTCCTTCGGTAACAAGGTTTTTAGTTAAATATGGGACCTTGCTGACAATTCTTTGATTGGGAGAtaaattgataataaaaagaactCCTTAGGTAAAGCCCCActtgtatgtatttgtttaagtTAATTCCCCTTTATGTTAACAGGGTGCTCcagcaatttgtttttcattaagtgCAGGGATTTGCTAGAGGCAGATTTACAAAATCCAAGCACCAGAGGCAGAGACATCCTTACTTGTAGTCTTTACTATGTTTAAAGCTCCAAAAATCCTTAATCCTACGTTCCCCATAATGCAGCCTATTAGGGTCTTCTGTTAGACTTTCTCTACCTGCTAAATGCATATTTCAAACCCCCTGTCCTGGAATCGCAACACATTGATCTTCATATGTAAAGTTGTGGAGAGCTTGTTTAATTTTCCATTCATACTTTCATTATGTGCAGCTCAACATCATTTTTATATTCCCCAACAGCTAAATTAATGAACAATACATATTGTTTTTGGGTTAAGTCTGTGCAGTGTGTTCAACCAAACAACTACAGTAGATTATGGATGAATTTGGTTTTATTAGCCAGCGTTTCACGATAGCTTCTCCTTACTCTTGGGCTGAAAGTGATTTTAGCTCAGTACCtatacacagatacacactaatgtgcaataaaatgtaCTAAATAGATGTCTGCCTGGGCCTTATTCCATTTACCAATATAGActgtaatatattattatttaccgTCACCAAATGTAAACGGGTGATAAACTCTTTCCTCTAGGCTGCGGAAAAGGGTTTTTGGTCAATAAGCACTGATGGTGGTCTCTGTCATGGTCAATATCTGCTGACTTTGATTATTAGCCGTTGTTACGGTCAATCAGTCATCACTAACATCTTGTCTACTGTGGGGCTTTCTTCACAGCTgagaagcttttatttttaatgatgctGTGTGCCTTTTCTTGCTTCTCACATTTCTATATCTGTAGTGAGATTGTTCCTGCATTCTTTCTGCCGGGTGGATGTGCATTACGTGGACGTAATGAATACAATGTTTTTTCCTCCTAGCTGGGGAGAGGGAGAACGATACTTCCAACAGTGACAAATTGGCTCCTTTTTATGCATTAGAtttatatatgctttatttTTAGTCAGCATTTACACTTAGCATTGTAGACTTCCTTTATGCTACACTGGAAAACAACCAAAGAAGCCCTTAATAGAAATCTGGCTGTCTGTCAGATGGACAGCTGAGGAAGTTAGTGTGTACCAGGCTGAATCTGTATTTGTGTCAAGTCCACTTTTCAAAAGGCAGCTCAGATAAACTTATTTCATCTTGCCCTCAACGTCACCCTATTGTTTGCTGTGCCATGATTGTCTCTGGGAATACAGCAGCCACCACTGTACTCGCGCTTTAGCTCAAGGGATTGGAGAAACGTGATTCCAGACGAGGCTGAAGATGCACCTCTTACCCCCACCCCTTTATGCTCTTTTCCATGGCATAGGCTGAGTCGTCCCAAATGTCTGAGCATGCCACATTTCTCTGCCCGCCTCTGCTTCCTGGTGTGCACTGTATATCCTTTCTGGGAATGGCTCAGTGTTAGAGGTGCAGCATCAGGATGTGCCACAGATGCTGTCTGTCTGTAGCATCTTAAGCACTGTGTTATGCTAAGCTCCCCAAATATAATTAAGAATTTAATGGGAATCATGTCAAACAGTTCCCAGGGTGACTCTCACTGCAGAGAATGTAACTAAATTCAGTACGTGTCTTGgtctccccccaccccccacccctccaacCCTCACCTGCTACCACCtcatttctctttcctctctgaaTCATCAACCCTCCCCCTCACCTCTTTCTGTGTACAcgtccttttttttctcagcccCCTATTCCAAGCCTGTGGTGACTTTGAAGCCTGAATCCAACCTGCGGCCGGGTGATAATGTGACCCTGACTTGTGTGGCCTATGGTGGCTATCCTGAGGCTGGCGTGATATGGCAGGATGGGAGCGAGCGCAACCTTACAGACAATATTGCTACTTCAGTTGTGGCCAATGAAGAAGGACTGTTTACAATGACCAGCACACTAACGGTTGTGCTAGAGCCCAATAGCAACTACAGCTGCCGATTGATCAACCCACTACTTGGCGACGAGGGCTTCGCTTTCGTCACAATCACAGGTGAGTGTGGGTCTTCGTCATCCATTATAAATACCTTCCAGGTCTTTTATTGTTGTCACCTTCAGTCTGGTGCAAAGTAAACAAGCTAATATTCAGTGGCTTCCTGCAGTGTTTGAATGTTACCAGCTCAGACTAATCTTGTTTTCAGTCATGCATATGCAGAGTTTCTCATTAAAGTCGTGTATGCTCTCTTGAATCAATCTGTTAGTTGAATTTTACGCTGGAGAGaatcaactttttttctgtgtctctctttgtaTTCTGCT
This window encodes:
- the cd276 gene encoding CD276 antigen isoform X1, translating into MLSLLLSAMLAMQAMAGMEVQVPEQPVVALHGRDALLNCSFNHPNPMNLSDLSIFWLLTDTKRSVHDYWGGKDQLVDQAESFANRTSLFHSQLGLGNASLLLSRVVVADEGSYTCFVRVQEHGSAALLLQVAAPYSKPVVTLKPESNLRPGDNVTLTCVAYGGYPEAGVIWQDGSERNLTDNIATSVVANEEGLFTMTSTLTVVLEPNSNYSCRLINPLLGDEGFAFVTITGQNIGFPPVALWVTIGLAVCLLVLLIALAAVCRRKIKESCEEARREAEEAKELEEGESKTAMTPLKS
- the cd276 gene encoding CD276 antigen isoform X3, which produces MLSLLLSAMLAMQAMAGMEVQVPEQPVVALHGRDALLNCSFNHPNPMNLSDLSIFWLLTDTKRSVHDYWGGKDQLVDQAESFANRTSLFHSQLGLGNASLLLSRVVVADEGSYTCFVRVQEHGSAALLLQVAAPYSKPVVTLKPESNLRPGDNVTLTCVAYGGYPEAGVIWQDGSERNLTDNIATSVVANEEGLFTMTSTLTVVLEPNSNYSCRLINPLLGDEGFAFVTITAEEAKELEEGESKTAMTPLKS
- the cd276 gene encoding CD276 antigen isoform X2, with the translated sequence MEVQVPEQPVVALHGRDALLNCSFNHPNPMNLSDLSIFWLLTDTKRSVHDYWGGKDQLVDQAESFANRTSLFHSQLGLGNASLLLSRVVVADEGSYTCFVRVQEHGSAALLLQVAAPYSKPVVTLKPESNLRPGDNVTLTCVAYGGYPEAGVIWQDGSERNLTDNIATSVVANEEGLFTMTSTLTVVLEPNSNYSCRLINPLLGDEGFAFVTITGQNIGFPPVALWVTIGLAVCLLVLLIALAAVCRRKIKESCEEARREAEEAKELEEGESKTAMTPLKS